A genomic region of Dreissena polymorpha isolate Duluth1 chromosome 4, UMN_Dpol_1.0, whole genome shotgun sequence contains the following coding sequences:
- the LOC127879921 gene encoding glutamic acid-rich protein-like isoform X1 gives MTETKSKTPQALKRKTGDLPKTPMSAPQQKKVKKEPGPDGDNATPKRNFGQSPKPGKGTPGKFQKKETPQQKTPKNTPQIKKEPVSPAVKKEPVTPAATQEKQQSPKGATPGQKRKGPPMQKGPSPAKKQAIEEGVKPKNQTTGEGAKPLNQAKGEGAKPKNQDRKRKRRGGKKERARRQDKLELRDTTNLEELQKKAEIAQQKLAIEIENENKCRLFLKNLPKQCKEADLKSLSKDVQKATVHNYPTNNFRFGYLYFASEKLAEKNLTALKGTKFQGSDLQIDYAGAKGQKFKGVLKTGKDIDPLKLFISGVSDATTIADLRKLFPASIEIWLKKEQTTKHAMVFFDDPVTATKAIGKYGDYTAVFAKLFRVLDGKPLSINGERDLVLGKKVGYVMEKFGEGAKATENGSLAKGKDNTKTVKKQDEDDEDEEEDDDDDDEEEEDDDDEEEEEDDDEEDEDDEEEEEQVQSKLTKGKAHKPALKAVKKNVEEDDDDDDDDDDDEDDDDEDEDEEEEEVPVKQTKGKANKQAVKPVKKVVEEDDDDDEEEDDDDDDDDDDDDDDDEEDDDDDDDDE, from the exons ACCCCACAGGCCTTGAAAAGGAAGACAGGGGACTTGCCAAAGACCCCCATGTCGGCTCCACAACAGAAGAAAGTGAAGAAGGAGCCAGGACCTGATGGT gatAATGCGACCCCTAAAAGGAATTTTG GTCAATCCCCCAAACCAGGCAAAGGGACACCTGGAAAGTTTCAGAAGAAAGAAACCCCACAACAAAAGACACCCAAAAATACACCA CAGATAAAAAAGGAGCCAGTTTCACCGGCAGTAAAAAAGGAGCCAGTTACACCGGCAGCTACCCAAGAAAAACAGCAAAGTCCAAAAG GGGCAACCCCTGGTCAGAAGAGGAAGGGTCCACCTATGCAGAAAGGGCCATCTCCAGCCAAGAAGCAAGCCATAGAGGAAGGGGTAAAGCCTAAAAACCAGACCACAGGGGAGGGAGCCAAGCCGTTGAATCAGGCTAAAGGGGAAGGGGCCAAGCCTAAAAACCAGGATAGAAAAA GAAAGAGGCGAGGTGGTAAGAAAGAGAGAGCAAGGAGGCAAGACAAACTCGAATTGAGAGACACCACAAATTTAGAAG AATTGCAAAAGAAGGCAGAAATAGCACAGCAGAAATTGGCAATTGAAATTG AGAACGAAAACAAATGTAGGTTGTTCTTAAAGAACCTCCCCAAACAATGCAAGGAAGCAGATCTGAAGTCACTGTCCAAAGATGTGCAGAAAGCTACAGTACACAACTACCCAACAAACAATTTCAG GTTTGGGTACCTGTACTTTGCCTCAGAGAAGCTGGCAGAAAAGAACCTCACTGCTCTTAAAGGGACCAAGTTCCAGGGCTCTGATCTTCAGATAGACTACGCGGGTGCAAAGGGACAAAAGTTCAAGGGTGTGCTCAAGACTGGCAAAG ACATTGATCCGCTTAAGTTGTTCATAAGTGGTGTGTCGGACGCGACGACAATTGCAGACTTACGGAAGCTTTTCCCAGCCTCAATAGAGATTTGGCTGAAAAAAGAACAAACAACAAA ACATGCTATGGTGTTCTTTGACGACCCTGTGACGGCAACCAAGGCCATTGGTAAATATGGAGACTACACAGCAGTGTTTGCGAAACTGTTCCGTGTGTTGGATGGAAAGCCCTTGTCCATTAATGGAGAAAGAG ACTTAGTTTTGGGCAAAAAGGTAGGATATGTGATGGAAAAGTTTGGTGAAGGCGCAAAGGCTACTGAAAATGGCTCTTTAGCTAAGGGTAAAGACAACACCAAAACCGTGAAAAAACAAGATGAGGATGACGAAGATGAGGAGgaggacgatgatgatgatgatgaagaggaggAAGACGACGACGATGAGGAAGAGGAGGaagacgacgacgaggaggacgAAGATGATGAAGAGGAGGAAGAACAAGTCCAGTCTAAATTGACAAAAGGGAAAGCCCACAAACCAGCTTTGAAAGCAGTAAAAAAGAATgttgaagaagatgatgatgatgatgatgatgatgatgacgatgaagatgatgatgacgaagatgaAGATGAGGAAGAAGAGGAAGTACCGGTTAAACAGACTAAAGGGAAAGCCAACAAACAAGCAGTGAAACCTGTTAAAAAGGTAgttgaagaagatgatgatgatgacgaggaggaggatgacgacgatgatgatgatgacgacgacgatgatgatgatgacgaagaggatgacgatgatgatgacgacgatgagtgA
- the LOC127879921 gene encoding nucleolin-like isoform X2 encodes MTETKSKTPQALKRKTGDLPKTPMSAPQQKKVKKEPGPDGDNATPKRNFGQSPKPGKGTPGKFQKKETPQQKTPKNTPIKKEPVSPAVKKEPVTPAATQEKQQSPKGATPGQKRKGPPMQKGPSPAKKQAIEEGVKPKNQTTGEGAKPLNQAKGEGAKPKNQDRKRKRRGGKKERARRQDKLELRDTTNLEELQKKAEIAQQKLAIEIENENKCRLFLKNLPKQCKEADLKSLSKDVQKATVHNYPTNNFRFGYLYFASEKLAEKNLTALKGTKFQGSDLQIDYAGAKGQKFKGVLKTGKDIDPLKLFISGVSDATTIADLRKLFPASIEIWLKKEQTTKHAMVFFDDPVTATKAIGKYGDYTAVFAKLFRVLDGKPLSINGERDLVLGKKVGYVMEKFGEGAKATENGSLAKGKDNTKTVKKQDEDDEDEEEDDDDDDEEEEDDDDEEEEEDDDEEDEDDEEEEEQVQSKLTKGKAHKPALKAVKKNVEEDDDDDDDDDDDEDDDDEDEDEEEEEVPVKQTKGKANKQAVKPVKKVVEEDDDDDEEEDDDDDDDDDDDDDDDEEDDDDDDDDE; translated from the exons ACCCCACAGGCCTTGAAAAGGAAGACAGGGGACTTGCCAAAGACCCCCATGTCGGCTCCACAACAGAAGAAAGTGAAGAAGGAGCCAGGACCTGATGGT gatAATGCGACCCCTAAAAGGAATTTTG GTCAATCCCCCAAACCAGGCAAAGGGACACCTGGAAAGTTTCAGAAGAAAGAAACCCCACAACAAAAGACACCCAAAAATACACCA ATAAAAAAGGAGCCAGTTTCACCGGCAGTAAAAAAGGAGCCAGTTACACCGGCAGCTACCCAAGAAAAACAGCAAAGTCCAAAAG GGGCAACCCCTGGTCAGAAGAGGAAGGGTCCACCTATGCAGAAAGGGCCATCTCCAGCCAAGAAGCAAGCCATAGAGGAAGGGGTAAAGCCTAAAAACCAGACCACAGGGGAGGGAGCCAAGCCGTTGAATCAGGCTAAAGGGGAAGGGGCCAAGCCTAAAAACCAGGATAGAAAAA GAAAGAGGCGAGGTGGTAAGAAAGAGAGAGCAAGGAGGCAAGACAAACTCGAATTGAGAGACACCACAAATTTAGAAG AATTGCAAAAGAAGGCAGAAATAGCACAGCAGAAATTGGCAATTGAAATTG AGAACGAAAACAAATGTAGGTTGTTCTTAAAGAACCTCCCCAAACAATGCAAGGAAGCAGATCTGAAGTCACTGTCCAAAGATGTGCAGAAAGCTACAGTACACAACTACCCAACAAACAATTTCAG GTTTGGGTACCTGTACTTTGCCTCAGAGAAGCTGGCAGAAAAGAACCTCACTGCTCTTAAAGGGACCAAGTTCCAGGGCTCTGATCTTCAGATAGACTACGCGGGTGCAAAGGGACAAAAGTTCAAGGGTGTGCTCAAGACTGGCAAAG ACATTGATCCGCTTAAGTTGTTCATAAGTGGTGTGTCGGACGCGACGACAATTGCAGACTTACGGAAGCTTTTCCCAGCCTCAATAGAGATTTGGCTGAAAAAAGAACAAACAACAAA ACATGCTATGGTGTTCTTTGACGACCCTGTGACGGCAACCAAGGCCATTGGTAAATATGGAGACTACACAGCAGTGTTTGCGAAACTGTTCCGTGTGTTGGATGGAAAGCCCTTGTCCATTAATGGAGAAAGAG ACTTAGTTTTGGGCAAAAAGGTAGGATATGTGATGGAAAAGTTTGGTGAAGGCGCAAAGGCTACTGAAAATGGCTCTTTAGCTAAGGGTAAAGACAACACCAAAACCGTGAAAAAACAAGATGAGGATGACGAAGATGAGGAGgaggacgatgatgatgatgatgaagaggaggAAGACGACGACGATGAGGAAGAGGAGGaagacgacgacgaggaggacgAAGATGATGAAGAGGAGGAAGAACAAGTCCAGTCTAAATTGACAAAAGGGAAAGCCCACAAACCAGCTTTGAAAGCAGTAAAAAAGAATgttgaagaagatgatgatgatgatgatgatgatgatgacgatgaagatgatgatgacgaagatgaAGATGAGGAAGAAGAGGAAGTACCGGTTAAACAGACTAAAGGGAAAGCCAACAAACAAGCAGTGAAACCTGTTAAAAAGGTAgttgaagaagatgatgatgatgacgaggaggaggatgacgacgatgatgatgatgacgacgacgatgatgatgatgacgaagaggatgacgatgatgatgacgacgatgagtgA